Genomic DNA from Electrophorus electricus isolate fEleEle1 chromosome 23, fEleEle1.pri, whole genome shotgun sequence:
CGTgacctgcctgactgcactgTGTTTACCTCTCCTCTACCACTGCTTTACAGTTATGTTATGGGGTTTTTTATGGGTTGGACTGAACCCATTAGTGCCACTGAAGggaaatcttaatgcttcagTTTACCAAGATGTTCTGGACAGTTGTACGTGTCCAACTCTGGGAGGAGTTTGGGGAAGGAGCCATACTGCTCCATCATAACTGTGTCCCAGTGTACATGGCATGAAGGCACAGTGGGGTGAGTCcagtgtggaagaacttgactggcccaCACAGAGACCTGACCTCCTCCCCAAACACTGCAGGGATGAACTAGAACAGAGACTGAGAGTCAGGCCCTCTCATCCTACATCAGCGTCTGAtctcaccaacacacagacacacttgtcGAAAAACCTTCCCAGAGGAGTGGAAACTGTAGCTCGTGTGGGTGCCCCGATACGTTTTGTCTGTGTAGCGTGTTAACATGTATAGTGTTGTGGCATGCGGCTGTGAGCCTCACTCTCTGGTCCTGCAGATACTCCACATGTGCAGTGCAGTATCCGTCCCTCATGCTCCGGGACAGAACGTGGAACCTCTTCCCTCCGATTGTGTCCACCACGGAGCGTCCATCTGGCAGGTAGTGCACGCTCCGGATATGGAGCATGCAGCCATAGTCCGCAAAGCTGGAgaggaaaacacatttttcacacacacacacacacacacacacacacacacacacacacacacacacacacacacacacctttaacacacaaccacacacacactcagctttaacacacatgcgcatgcctGTACGCACCCTTTGCGGGCATCATGGATACACATGCCAAACTGGCGTGTACCCGTCTCCATGCAGCGGCGGACCATGAGGCGATAACGGGGCTCAAACACGTGCAGAGGGCACGGCACAGTGGGGTACGCCATCGTGCACACGAAGATCGGAACGCTCCTCTGCAGACTGGGGACACGCggagagggagaaggatgtAACGCGTTACTCTGAGGGAAAaatttgtaattaattataaCGCAAGCAAGAGCTATTAACCAAGCTACTCAGGAACTCTGTGGGGGggattgtttttgttgatgtgtttttttctgctgagggtgtgcgtgcgcatgtgttaGAGGGTGGGTATACACTCTGCTTACTCAGAGAGTTCTTTAGTTTCCTCAGTGTAGAGTCTGTGCCTCCCCGAGTACTCCTGAGGCAGGTACTGTCTAATAATATTCTCCAACAGCCTGGTGGAGGAGTATGTCCTTCGGGCGAGGTACTGCAGAGAGGGATGGGAGGGGATCGAGAGCGCGcgcgagtgtgagagagaaaataacactacatacatttatttccGCAGGAGGTTTATTACAGCAAACCAGATTTTGCCTCTCAGAAGCTGCATGCGTAAACGTGCTCTCACCACTTTGAGGCTCTCTTTACAGAGGGGACATTGAGGACTGTGATCCAGGCATCGCTGTAGGCAACTCTTACAGAACGTGTGTCCACACGGCGTCGTCACTGGCGCATAGAACAGTCTAGAACAGGCACAGCAGAGAGACTCATGCTGAACACTGCAAACGAGCTCTGTGTGAAACACCACTGTGCAGAAAAACCGTGAAGGTCAGTAAACCAAGAAACCGTCAAACGGAGACCACTGACTGGGACTCCTACGTGAGGAGGAGCAACTCACAGGAACGAGTCCCAGTAATAGCATGTCACCATACTGAGTGATATTCACACATATGTAACACATaggtaataaaataattttctttttaatttttaaaaaatcacaacaaGAAATATAAAACAAGAGTCAGCATTGGAAGTGCTTTTCCAAAATGGAGAGAATTATTCCAGAATAATGAAGCTGGACACAGAATTGGTGACATGCTTCCTGCACAGCCATGTAAACGCGATACATTTAATGCCCCGAATTGCTTGAGTGACGAGACTTTACATAAAGATTTGAGTAGATCAATCTTCACCACTCAGACAGGTAATCAAAGTAAAGCTTTGAATGAACTATTGTCAGAGACGTAATCAAACTCCATTGTAGCTAAcaatgctaactagctagcacaGGTAGTGAAACTCGTGAGCTTGTTACAAGAGACACACCGAACAGGCAAACCACTTTACTATTCTCACAACAGCACATCCTTATGAGGCATGTTTACAATAACgttaagtgtttgtgtttagaaTTTCACCATCAAGAAGCTAAATTTCAAAGTGGGCACTACCTTGTATCAGGGTCATGCCCTAACCCCAATAGCATCACACCTTAACCCCAATACCACCACGAACTAACCATAACTCCATCATACCCTAAGCCCAAACTCCGACCCCAAACCCAATACCATTCATGCCCAGACCTCAGAAGCCACCCTAAATACCATCACGCGTTAACATTAACTGTAACACCATCACgccctaaccccaaaccctgaccccaacactagCTAAATAGAATTTTACAAGCAGACTGCTTAGTTCTCTGCCATTCATGTCCAGACCTCAGAAGCCTCTACACTCCCAGtgagctagctagttagatacagtaaatccatccatccaatgccagttttacattttctctatAAACTGCATTTCACATGGGACgaatcaaattgctttatagTCCTCAAATGAAGCAGTAGGTTTCATAGAGTGGGTCCCCACAAGaaggcagccatgtttaaaataaatttaatacAGAATCTCTCAAACATGAAGGGTATTCGATGTCAGTATAATGGCCATTTCATAACATGTATAAATCACTGGAAGAATGACTTAACGCTCCTTTTAATTATCAGAAATAATCCAGTGCCAGAGCCTCAGTGCCAACACAATGTCCCAGACATGCAATAAGAACATCAGGACCAACAGTGTTAATAGTATCACTCAACAAAGCAACGGATCTTAGTAACAGAGGGCAATATGACCTCTTAGCAACGGAGGTTACAGAGCACATGACgcacaacatttttaaaacaagtaaTTCAAAGCTAGTAAACCTTGGCACTCTCTGATCCTGCAGGTGAACATATTTGTATTAATTCCTTAAAATAACCATCACCAaatttccattaaaaataagaaaccCAGCTCTCAGAAGTAATTTTAAAGTGATCTAAAATGAAGCTCGGACCATTTGGGTCATTGAAGTAAAATGCTATCCATGTTTCAACGGCCAAAGTTATAGTTACTGACACCTCCTCCCCCACCAGGACCGGACCCGCATGGGTTGGCGCAACGCAAGAGTGGCTCAGAACCCCATAacgttctcacacacactcacacttgccCTGCTTTCTGACACTTTCTACTCTGCAGGGTTCTGCAAGGCAAATGGCAGAACAGTGAGACAGGTAGCAGTAGAACAGGTCGAACACTGTCATGGGTGTGCTGAGTACGCTCTAAATCCAGGCATGTTGAGAAGTGTGTAAGTATTAATTACATACAGGTGTGTTCAGTACCTCATGCACAACGAACACTCAAAGTCAGTGGGGTCCAGCAGGTGTCTAGGCACTGTTCGATGGACTTTGGTCTCCTCGGTGACCATCGGGGCTACAGTGGCAGTCTCTAAAGTGCAGAAACAGAGTTGGTTCAAAGCTCCCTGGGTGTTCTCAGCCTAATGCTAACGGTAAGGGCTAATGCTAACGGTAAGGGCTACTGCTAACGGTAAGGGCTACTGCTAACGGTAAGGGCTACTGCTAACGGTAAGGACGGGGCTGCTTCTGTCACACCAAGGCTAACACTACTGGGGAAAAGAAGAACAAAGTTACAGCCACTTACAGCGCGAGATGGGAAATCTCCCCTGATGGGGGCTGAACTGAAGTGTCTCACCTCCTTGTCTCTTGtgcttgttgccatggcagctggGCAGGCCAGGCCACGCCTCTGTGCCAGACAGCTTCCTCTTTAGCAGTGTGCCCTTCTCCTGGTCACCCAGCTGAGGGGCGGAGCAGACCCGCTTAAGCCCCTCCTTCTCAGCCCCACCCAGACCGTAAACCCGTAAGGAGTGGGCTCGGTTCAGACCAGACCTCTCCAGACTCTCTGGCCTGCTGAGCTTCTGCACACAGGAGGTCTAAGCACAGAGAACAGCTACTGTAAAGGACACGCAAACACACCAACATTTGAAAATGTGGAACGAGAGCTTTAAGCTTAAAGCTGAAATGAGTCTTAAATGGACAGGGTAGTCCAGCCAGCGTCCATCAGAGGTCAGCACAAATAAAGCAGGTAACACTAATGCAGTACAGGGGAGGAGTTGCGGTTTAGCGGAGGAGGCCGGCGGGTCGGCCCTCACCTGGCCGAGCACCTGCTGGGTCTCAGGGAGTAGCTGTGTGGACGGCTTCTGGGTGGAGTCTCTCCCAGCGCCCGCTATACTCCCACAGGTTGGGGACAGCAAGCCATGGAGAATCTACCACGGGAAGGAATCCAGGAAAAAGAGATCAGtaaagagaacgagagagagagagagagagagagagagagagagagggggggggatggagagagggagggagcgagagagagagaacagaggttCTTGTTCCACTGGACCcacatgggacacacacacacagtcagactggTTATACACACAGTCAGACTGGTTATACACACAGTCAGACTGGTTACATTAGCTGCCTGGAGCTTCTGTTCAGAACCTACAGTAATTTACAGACCAATGCCCTGAACACAGGAACATGTCAATCGCAAAAAGGTTTGAACACACTAGTTTAGAAGCTCAACTAGTTAAAACTATAATGCTTaaattaggtgtgtgtgtgggggggggtctatTCAAAAAGAAAAGTTACAAGGTTTCAGCCAAGGGAACTAacttgtttaaaatgaaacactgcaTTCAAGCCGTAACAACAACCCAGCACGTCGACTGATGTTCATACAAGCCCTTCATGCTAGTGTGACCACAGCAGGGTTAATGTGTAACTGCATCGAACCAAACTAAACGCAGCCACAGTGACCTTCctggaacagacagacagacagaagacaggCGGCATCAAAGGCCGAAGCCTCAGAGCTTCTCTGGGGCGCCTCTGCAGAAGACCTACCCCTTCCACTTCTTGCTTGGCCTGTTGGAAACTCTCATCCACGGCAAGGCACTGAAGGAAGAGCTGCAGGGATTCATCCAGTCTCCCCATCTCCTGGAGAACCTTGGCTTTGCAGAAATACCCCTGCCCAAGGAAGAGAGGAGATAGTtgagagacacagtgaggggggagagagagagagagatggagagagatggagagtagagggacagagagagggaagcgacagcgacagagagagagagagagagagagagagagtagagggacagagagagagatggagagtagagggacagagagagggaagcgacagagagagagagagagagagagagagagagagagagagaaacggagcaTATTTTGCGCCTCTGcctttatttctgttcatttgcaGACAGCTGTGCACCTGAGCCGGGGCGCTCACCTGGAGAGACGGAGCAACACTCAGACATGCCGTCCAGTCGTCCAGGGCTCGATCGTAGCACTGCAGGCCATGATATGCCTCTGCTCGACACATCCGCAGCCTCACATTACTAGAGTCTGGACcgaggacagagaaagacagagaccgTCAGTACGGTGTGGAGCATCTGCACAGAGAAAGTGTGAAGGCTTGTTCTGACTTTACTCCACCCAGCAGACACACCCAGGTGTTTATAGCTAACCCCACTAGGACTGCagccagccccacacacacactactgacacTGAACTGGTATGATTTACCTGTTAAATCTCACAGTTTGACTAGGCAGAGGTAATATCTGTTACAGTGCAAATCAGGAAACTTTGTGCCATTCCAAATGTTCTTTATACACTCAATATCACATCCTTATATTAAACCAAAGGTGCGAACGTTTTGCTGTCTTGGTACAGTTGGTGAAAAAATTATCACCAGCAGGGAAATTCAGGAAAGATCGGAACTGTGTAGATCACCTGCATCCGAGCGGTTGGATTTTAGTTCCCACACTGCGCCTGACCCAGAAATGACCCCGTGACCCTCTCTTCTCAGTGTATGCCACATACCAAATTGCACCAGGTGTGAAACAGTTTTTTAATGTGTTGGTGACTGACCTGGCCAGGTATGTCGCAGTACCTGTATTTGATTACGAGCTAAGAATCGTATCGATGGAGTTGAATTCACTATGGCACGATAATAAAGGCTATGAATATCTATTTCCTCTGACaatcatcagtgtagcagttaACACAGACAGTGTGTAAAGAATTTCCCCAGCTCTCTCGACATTACAAAACACTCCGCTCCGCGTCACGACCTCCCTTACACAACGTGCATCTTTTGCGCATGCCCTCTTCACGACCGTTTTGTAATAGCGTCGGGTTACATGATCCAGAGGTGGGGTTCATTCCGTAACACGGGGGAAAGCGCTCCAACACTACAATGCTGGTCAGCACAAGTCGGGGAATCTGGGGGTCTTCACTAAAAACAGGTTTAAAGCATTAGATGACACGCGCTAATGCTTCATGCTGACATGTTTATTTCCGAGAGCAGGAGGCGTGCGGATCAAACTTACCGGATTCTAACAGTTCACTCGCCAGTGACACAGCTTGGCGGAACCGTCTGCTGCTCAGCAGGCCCTCGGCCTCCGCTACCGTTTTCGTCTGTTTGATGTCCTCTGGGAACCACTTTTCTACAAGTCCAGTTAAAAGCACATTGAGTCGGAAGTCTGCGGGCTTCGTCTCCAGCTCCTCGTCGCACACTTTGCATTTGGAGAGCAGCCCTTGTTGCAAGCAGCCTCTGCAATACGAATGCCCGCACGCGACGGTAACGGGTTCCCCCAGAAACCTGCGGCACGCGGGGCAGTCAAATTCGCTGGGCTCGGACCCGCGCGCACAACTTTCCCTCCCCAGAGGGGCTCGCTCCTCCGCCTGCTTCTGGAAGTTCCGCAGGATGGAGCCGACCAGAGTGCTCAGCTGCTCCGGGCGGACGCGCTCGTCCCGCAGGGCCGCCGTAAACATGCCGATGGCTTCCTTCAGACGGCTGTCGGATGCCAGCACGTCCGCTCTGAGCAGCACAAGTCTCCGGTGCCCCACGCCGTCCTCCGCGCCGCACGCGCCCTCGCGCTCGGCCGATATGAAAAAGCCCGCGCGCTCCTCCAGAGGGGAGCTCTGGCCGGGCTTCTGCACCGACATGTCTTGCTGCCTCCTCCTGCGGGACGTTACGTAGAGGCGAGACCAACCATAGCAGCTACGAAAACCCCGACAGTTCCAGCGAGAGCACAACTCGGCGGATACGGTTGCGCGTGCCAGCGTGTTACATAAAAATATCGTCACGTGACCGGCAAACGCCGCGCTCCCATTGGACAGAAATCTCGATTACAAAACCTCGCTTGTAAGTTTTGTAACAGCGATACTGGGAATGGTGTAGACAAGACCATCTCCAACATACTTAAACAGCTATAAAGCAAACCTACAATACTGACGAGACTCGCGTTAAAAGCCTTAAGAATGTAGTTCGACATATTCCTACATCATGTATCAGGAGAAATGGTGAACAACTGATTCAGGCGCGTGGTTCTTTTAAGCAATAAAATATGACCTTTACTCTAATCTACTCgttatttaaacatgtcaatAATTGCGCTCTGTTACAAACACCGAGGCAATTGTCTTTATTTTGGAGATCATGTCGGTTGTTTTCATTGAAATATCTGCACATGCGCTGAAAGCCGCTCTATAATTCTAGCAGCAGAAGAGTGAACAAGTTACGTTTGGGTCACCGTGCAAATCAAATCAGTAGATATTTTATTCTACAACAGTTTTGAAATCCTTGGATAATCGTTTAGGTGAACACCCACATCGCAAATAAATCAGACAGGCTCCCAGATAAATCTGTAccactctctcctttactgtgGTCCGGACACCTTTATCCCCGTGAACACTTGCAAGTTTGCACTCTGAAGGGTAATGCGCGCGCAGAAGCCTTCGGGTTTCCTCCTACTGTAACAGTGAAGGCATTTTTATGCACATTGCTCTTACAGAACGGGTGGCGATCATGTAAGTTAagacattttatgttttaaatattactcTGCTTCATGGTCTCTTTGCTTTTGGGGTCATATTTGGCGTGCATTTAGTGCAAATTTAGTTTGTATTTAGGTTGTCTTTAGCTTATGTTGTATTTATCTTAAGTTTGTGTTTATCGTATTTAACTTGCAAGATAAGAGTTTGTATGTAATTGGTATTTAGCTTGTGTTTAGATTGTCTTTAGTTTGTATTTAGTCTGCATTGTGTTTATCTTGTAGTTAGCGTATCCTCAAATTTAGTTCGAATTTAGTTAATATTTAGCTTTTCTTTGGTTTGTATATAGGTTGTATTTAGCTTCTATCTCTAACTTGTCTTTAACTTGTATTtagattgtatttattttagatcCAGGTTATATTTAGCTTGTATTTGGCTTGTTTGCTAcatggtggcttggtggttagaaAACCTGCCTCTCAGCGCTAGGGTTTTGGGTTTGTGTCCCTGtttgggtggagtttccatgtccTCCCTGTGggggtttcctcccacagccCAAAAACatgtgctctgtcctgggtgtcaTCcagcctcccctccccttcccaTGATGTAATAGGACACAAGCCGTATGGAGTTCAGCTCTGATCTTCCCCAAACGGACAGAgcagttgctttggataaaagtgtcagataaatgccgtgTCAGTGTTAGCTGAGAGTGTAATGGTGACTCCATGTGAGAACTTGCACAGTGGACAAAATGGCCTTAAACTCACTGCCAGTTTTTCTACATTGGACAATAGATTTTATCCTTCACAGCAATATGTGCTGGGTGGTCGCATCTGTTGTTAATGTGCATAGCAAAGACCGCCCGTCCCCCTCTTCTGCTTGTCACTGAGCTCCCGTTTGTATGGATGACATGAAAACTAGTCAGTTCAGTGTCAGAATCTGGAATCTCCGGTTTGAACCGTGTTTTGCTTGCATCCTTCAACTCCACACCAGGAGGTTCATGTGCCTTGTTGACCTGCTCTTTATCCACCATTTTCAGTACTGCACTGGTTTACTAGCTGCTTTAAATTCCTTACCAACAGAGCCTCTACCATCTTAATGGTCCAGCTGAAAACAAAGTCTTAATGTCCCACCAAGACCTAGAGACACTCGTGCCTGCTGTTATCTCCAGCAGGGTTGACCACTGTAATGGTGTCCTAACGGGACTCCCCAGAAAGCCCCTTCAACATCTACAGCTGCAGTGAGAGTGTTAACCAGGACAAAGATAACAGAGCACATTACTGCAGCTCTAAAATCAACACTGTGACTTCCAGTTAGTTACAGAACTAACCTTAAAGCATGACTACAACTATCCAGATCACACAGATCACTGTGTGGATCAGGCCCAGAACACTCAGATCTTCTCATAGTAGAAACCCAGCAGGGCTCTCAGGCCCCTGGGCacagaccagtgtgtggagtCTAGAATTCAAACCAATCACAGCAAAGCAACCTTTAGCTCCACTGCTACACACAactggattattattattattattattattattattattattattatctcaaTTGTGAatcaattatatttaatttgatcAGTATGACACAAACCCAAAATTTGCTTTTGACTGTGTTTAAACTGTCGAGATACATATTTTGttcaataatgttttatttattttattcacgcttttttccttatttattttatttgatccTTCTATTCATAGGCCAGTTTGTTTAAACCCCACCATTTTTTTTGGGTTATAACAGTTTTCAAAGAGCTCAACACACCACCctttgttaaaaagaaactcGTCGCTAACAGCGAGCTCTTGTGCGTCACATTCTCGCGACACTTGGCTGCGCTGGGTGAAGCATGGAGCGGCGTGTCGCTGCGCTGTTGATAACCGGTCTCCTGTCTTTAAGACTCGCAGCAGGTAAGGACTGATTTAGCGTTTATTCTGTCTTACACTCTGCAGCTATACGCATTTGCTTATTAAAAACGTGACAATGCCGTTTAACGTCACGGGTTAAGGTTAGCGTTCAAAGTTAAGCTGTTCAAACCGGTAactttaaatgaatgaaatgtcaCTTTGACGAAACGAACGGGTAGCACGCGCACAGTAGTTGCGCGGTATTTGCAGGGTGCCGGACGCGTGCACACAAGCTACAAGCTCGCTCAGCAAGGTGACGGGGCATAGCACGTTACCTTCACGTTAAGGACGAGCACACATTCACGTGGCTGGCCAGCAAGCCTCTAGTGCCTGAACGCTGTGACAACTCCCGACTGTGTTTAGAATAGTAATCCTGGCCTGATTAGACCAGCGCCACACACatgtttttccatgtttgtCAACTGCACACGAGGTGAAGGTCCATAATGGGGcgtcacgcacacatgcgccaTCAGGTGTGCAGGGCTGCAGCAGCGAGCAGTTCACGTGCGGCAACCGGCGGTGTGTGTCGCTCAGCGTGCGCTGCGACGGCTTCGATGACTGCGGCGACGGCGGTGACGAGGCGTCCTGCCCGACCTGCACCGCCGACGCCTTCCATTGTGCGGCAGCAGCGCGCTGCGTTCCAGCTTCAGCCGTGTGCGACGGCCGGCCGGACTGCGCAGACGGCGCGGATGAGCATGCAGTGGCGTGTGCGCCCCCTGCCGGCCCGAGGCCGCAAGGCTGCAGCAGCTCCGAGTTTGGTTGCTCCAACGGACGGTGTGTTCCTCACTCATGGAGGTGTGATGGCTCCAGCGACTGCGAAGACAGCAGTGACGAGAAGAATTGCAGTAAGGAAGCGCTTCTAGAGATACTGATGCTAATACTGACACCAGTATTGATACTGTGTACGATATTTCTGCTAAAGTACTGTATTGCATTAGTATCAGTAACAAAGATGCCCAACCATATACAAATGAGTTTGGATGCCATAATGTTTAAAGGCCCCCCCCGATGGCTTTTATCATTTACTCTCCAGATCAGAATGAGTGTGAGATCAATAATGGTGGCTGTTCCCATATGTGCGTGGACCTTCCGTTGGGCTTTGTGTGTGACTGCCCGGCAGGCATGCGCTTGGTGAGAGATGTACACTGCGAAGGTGAGATATTAATTAATCATCTTATTCTGGTAATTGAGCTTTGCGAAGGGCCTGCCGTCTATTGTGGAAGACGGACCCTCCTAAAGTGGCCCCCTGAACCTCCTGCTGATGAGACTCAGTCAATGCTCGTCAGCACCCCTGCTGGAAATCTACAGTATTGCAGCGGAGTAGTTCTGCGCAGCTACAGTAAAGTTTGTCTTAAGGCGATATTTTTAAGGGCTTGATTTGTGAGAGACAGTGTTCAGTGACCAGTCACAGGCCACGAGGAGGTGTGGTGGTGAAGATGAAGTATTTTGAAGGCTTCAGACTGGAGCTGAGGGCTGTCAGTCTCCTCGCTGGCACCAGGCTAGTGCGCAGGAGAAACGGAGGAAGATGTTTTGATACCAGGTTCTGGATTTCCTTGCAAACCAATAGAACGCCACCAGGTGGCACTCTACAGCCATCACATAGATGGCAGCAGGTGATATTGGTTGTTAAATGATGGACGCCACCAACAGAGCTTTTAGTTTACGTTCACGCTGCAGCTGAAAGCGCCTTGAGTCAGGATCTTGCACTAGCAGTATTGTATAGAGTATTGAAGCCTCACCAATATCAGAACAGAAACtgcagtgttattattattattagagaaGCAGCACCATTGTTCTCTGGTTTATGAAGCCTTACAGTTAGCTGTGATCTGCTGTGTGTAAGTCAGCTTGTTGATGGTTTAGAATTGTAAAGGTGTTGTCCCCTTTTTGCCCAACAGAGGCGGATCTGTGTTGGGATGCAGACGTGTGCGATCAGACGTGTGTCAGTTCCAACGGCTCTTTTACCTGCGACTGTCATGAAGGATACGTGAAGAACTTGGAGACTGGCCGATGCGTGGCTACAGGTGGGACGTTCCGCTCTTCTcattctgctgtgtttgtgtattttatccTTATAAAAAGCGCAGTGtatccgagtgtgtgtgtgtgtgtgtgtgtgtgtgtgtgtgtgtaggtgatgcAGCTAGACTTGTGTTCAGCAGCAGTGAGGGGATTGGCTGGATGGGAAAGTCAGATTCATCATGGGAGCAAATCGCCAGCATTACGGGAACTCCTGGGCCTATCGCAGCTCACATACCAAACAGCACCCTCTTCTGGAGCAACCCTGAACACCCATACATTTACAGGTAGAGCAGCTCCCTGAAGCTGTGATCCATTCGAACCTGGATCATTCAAACAGATTTCCTGAGCCTGAACCTCTTATCCTGAGTGTGATGAcgatgacgacgacgatgacTATATAGTTCATTGCTCCGTTCTTGTATTTCCTGCACAATTTAGCATCTTTCTTGATCTGGCGAGTTCCAGAAATGTTTTGTCTGAGCTTCCTGTACCAAGCCTGACTCTGGTTCAGACATTTCCTGGCTGTGAACATCTGGATTAGGTGACGTGTCTGATCATAACTGTGCTTTATGAATCACTTGGGAAATTGAGTAAAAATAGCCGAGAGAGCTGGAGGGACAGAAACATTAGTGAAGATGGCGTGTTCTAAAGGTCAAGCAGTcagaatgtatttatataggATAATCAATCAAAATAAAGTTGTAAAGATTCAAAGATTAGTATTTTTTGCAGGTACATAGCTGTACTGAAActctttttttgtaataaaggCTTGGTCAGGCCTAAAGTTAGCAAGTTCACTGGGATGAAAGTTTCTTGATCATGGGTTTAATGACCACAGCATTTGGTGATTTAGAAAAATGACCAAGGCTACGTGACAAATTTTATTATTGTCTGCAATGATTCCGTTACACTGGCAATCAGTTTAAGCTGCTGTGTTGGTACTGAGTATATGTGATGACGACTTGGTTGAACTCATGGTTGGTGTTTC
This window encodes:
- the lonrf1l gene encoding LON peptidase N-terminal domain and ring finger 1, like isoform X1, which produces MSVQKPGQSSPLEERAGFFISAEREGACGAEDGVGHRRLVLLRADVLASDSRLKEAIGMFTAALRDERVRPEQLSTLVGSILRNFQKQAEERAPLGRESCARGSEPSEFDCPACRRFLGEPVTVACGHSYCRGCLQQGLLSKCKVCDEELETKPADFRLNVLLTGLVEKWFPEDIKQTKTVAEAEGLLSSRRFRQAVSLASELLESDSSNVRLRMCRAEAYHGLQCYDRALDDWTACLSVAPSLQGYFCKAKVLQEMGRLDESLQLFLQCLAVDESFQQAKQEVEGILHGLLSPTCGSIAGAGRDSTQKPSTQLLPETQQVLGQTSCVQKLSRPESLERSGLNRAHSLRVYGLGGAEKEGLKRVCSAPQLGDQEKGTLLKRKLSGTEAWPGLPSCHGNKHKRQGETATVAPMVTEETKVHRTVPRHLLDPTDFECSLCMRLFYAPVTTPCGHTFCKSCLQRCLDHSPQCPLCKESLKVYLARRTYSSTRLLENIIRQYLPQEYSGRHRLYTEETKELSDLQRSVPIFVCTMAYPTVPCPLHVFEPRYRLMVRRCMETGTRQFGMCIHDARKGFADYGCMLHIRSVHYLPDGRSVVDTIGGKRFHVLSRSMRDGYCTAHVEYLQDQRVVDEGELARLQELYDQVYSQARVWFHTLENRFRNQILQHFGPMPEREDDIQAPPNGPACCWWLLAVLPVDPRYQLSLLSMTTLKERLVKIQHILTYLQNTHSP
- the lonrf1l gene encoding LON peptidase N-terminal domain and ring finger 1, like isoform X2, which produces MSVQKPGQSSPLEERAGFFISAEREGACGAEDGVGHRRLVLLRADVLASDSRLKEAIGMFTAALRDERVRPEQLSTLVGSILRNFQKQAEERAPLGRESCARGSEPSEFDCPACRRFLGEPVTVACGHSYCRGCLQQGLLSKCKVCDEELETKPADFRLNVLLTGLVEKWFPEDIKQTKTVAEAEGLLSSRRFRQAVSLASELLESDSSNVRLRMCRAEAYHGLQCYDRALDDWTACLSVAPSLQGYFCKAKVLQEMGRLDESLQLFLQCLAVDESFQQAKQEVEGILHGLLSPTCGSIAGAGRDSTQKPSTQLLPETQQVLGQTSCVQKLSRPESLERSGLNRAHSLRVYGLGGAEKEGLKRVCSAPQLGDQEKGTLLKRKLSGTEAWPGLPSCHGNKHKRQGETATVAPMVTEETKVHRTVPRHLLDPTDFECSLCMRLFYAPVTTPCGHTFCKSCLQRCLDHSPQCPLCKESLKVYLARRTYSSTRLLENIIRQYLPQEYSGRHRLYTEETKELSEVTRYILLPLRVSPVCRGAFRSSCARWRTPLCRALCTCLSPVIASWSAAAWRRVHASLACVSMMPAKALRTMAACSISGACTTCQMDAPWWTQSEGRGSTFCPGA